A stretch of Arachis hypogaea cultivar Tifrunner chromosome 15, arahy.Tifrunner.gnm2.J5K5, whole genome shotgun sequence DNA encodes these proteins:
- the LOC140179442 gene encoding uncharacterized protein, translated as MADENQLMAAQIAELNHARIEHNGAHRQQAEDEEHQSQPSHVSETARGEEQQPEDEKEEADDLVGPFTEEVMNFKLPKRFTLPLTLMPYDGLGDPRKFLKKFRSIMIVNGSISRFHQLAKLFEEHFAGSTIYLHDSDYLNTIKQGPNESLKDYMTRFSKVAISIPDLHPEVHLHAIKSGLRPEKFQETIAVAKPKTLAEFREKAKGQIDIEELRQARKSDKSHFRNDDKSSTTKKSFKLTPRFDSYTQFNTKREDIIKEILNSKLIKPPRKAGTYQDAKNVDKSKYCAFHQKHGHNTDDCVVAKVLLERLARQGHLDKYIGGHIQKRGPSSTTNDLSEQNRGKEKASSNQYERPRGIINCISGGYASGGYSNSARKRSFRAICSVNGPQQDVAITNPQPEVTFTQADFNSSIQNLDDPVVITLQLGDLLVKKVLLDPESSADVLFYSTFQKMKLSDNMLQSTGGDLVGFSGERVPILGSVWLHTTLGEHPLSKTNDIQYLVVDCFSPYNLILGRPFLNKFGAIVSTVHLCVKFPLQNDQVVTIHGDHKEARQCTSINTSELEAIMTFLQQHADLFAWTPSDMPGIDPQIISHKLAINSAVRPVQQKKRKLGEEKKRASLEETQKLINTEFIKENRFTTWLANVVMNTGATYQGLMDKVFAKQIGRNIEVYVDDMVAKTQIGHDHISDLIEIFGQIRQYNMRLNPEKCAFAVQGVTDWAISSALVTERNKVQHPIYFVSKTLQHAELNYPRIEKLALALVFSARRLRPYFQSHVIHVRTDHPLRQVLHKPEIAGRLIKWAVELSEFDIRYQSRGPIKSQFLADFIAELTMPSEEDHTKQWTLYVDGSSNNGGCGAGIRLEADDGLILEHSIHLAFKSSNNQSEYEALIAGLRLCLDLQISAIKVFCDSLLVVQQGKDWRDDFIHYLQTGAIPEGVENNKKFRRQASSFTIFNGTLYRRGYTRPLLKCLNKPEADIALAEAHEGICGTHTGARSLASKILRAGFFWPTLKQDSQQKIRSCNNCQRHTPLIHIPAEQLHHSDISWPFNQWGLDILGPFPTAPDQDLKIKQHFASVEHPQTNGLAEAANKVILHALKKKLDDAKGLWAELIPEVLWGYNTTPQTSTKETPFRLVYGSEAMVPLEISQSSFRTQLGTQDEARRAELDTIEEIRDLATLR; from the exons ATGGCCGACGAGAACCAGCTAATGGCTGCCCAAATCGCTGAACTAAATCATGCTCGGATTGAGCACAACGGTGCTCATCGCCAGCAAGCAGAAGACGAGGAACATCAGTCCCAACCCTCTCATGTTTCGGAGACCGCTCGAGGCGAAGAGCAACAGCccgaagatgaaaaagaagaggcTGACGACCTTGTAGGTCCCTTCACAGAAGAAGTGATGAATTTCAAACTACCGAAGAGGTTCACTCTGCCGCTGACCCTTATGCCTTATGATGGACTCGGAGACCCGAGGAAGTTTCTAAAGAAGTTCCGATCAATAATGATCGTCAACG GTTCCATTTCACGGTTTCACCAGTTGGCGAAGTTATTCGAAGAACATTTCGCCGGATCCACAATATACTTGCACGATTCCGATTACTTGAACACTATCAAGCAAGGACCAAACGAAAGCTTAAAGGACTACATGACCCGCTTCAGCAAGGTCGCAATCAGCATACCAGACCTTCACCCCGAGGTCCATCTGCACGCAATTAAAAGCGGTCTCCGGCCCGAAAAGTTCCAGGAGACAATCGCAGTAGCCAAGCCGAAGACTCTAGCAGAATTTCGGGAGAAGGCAAAAGGACAAATTGATATCGAGGAACTCAGACAAGCTCGGAAGTCTGACAAGTCACACTTCCGCAACGACGATAAGAGCTCAACCACTAAGAAAAGTTTTAAACTAACACCTCGATTTGATTCTTATACGCAGTTTAACACTAAGAGAGAGGACATAATCAAGGAGATCTTGAATTCAAAACTGATCAAGCCACCGAGAAAAGCCGGTACCTACCAAGATGCAAAGAACGTGGACAAATCGAAGTACTGTGCTTTCCACCAGAAACACGGCCACAATACCGATGACTGCGTGGTCGCCAAAGTTCTTTTAGAACGACTAGCAAGGCAGGGACACCTCGACAAATATATTGGTGGTCACATCCAAAAGCGCGGCCCGAGCTCCACAACAAACGACCTCTCTGAACAAAACCGAGGAAAAGAGAAGGCATCCTCAAACCAATATGAAAGACCACGAGGTATAATCAATTGCATTTCAGGAGGATACGCTAGTGGAGGATACTCAAATTCGGCAAGGAAAAGATCGTTCAGAGCAATATGCTCGGTAAACGGACCACAGCAAGATGTAGCAATCACTAATCCACAACCAGAAGTCACTTTCACACAAGCGGACTTCAACTCCAGTATACAAAACTTGGACGACCCTGTGGTAATCACCCTACAGCTAGGGGATCTGTTAGTGAAAAAAGTGCTCTTGGATCCCGAGAGCAGTGCCGATGTTCTGTTCTACTCCACATTTCAAAAGATGAAGCTCAGCGACAACATGCTACAGTCCACAGGAGGAGACTTGGTCGGCTTCTCAGGAGAACGAGTTCCAATACTCGGATCAGTGTGGTTACATACCACACTGGGTGAGCACCCTCTTTCAAAAACTAATGATATTCAATATTTAGTAGTTGATTGTTTCAGTCCATATAACCTCATCCTTGGCCGACCTTTTTTGAACAAGTTCGGCGCCATTGTTTCTACCGTTCATCTCTGTGTAAAGTTTCCACTGCAGAACGATCAGGTTGTAACAATCCATGGAGATCATAAAGAGGCACGACAAT GTACATCAATCAACACATCTGAGTTAGAGGCTATAATGACCTTCCTGCAACAACACGCCGACCTTTTTGCATGGACACCTTCAGACATGCCCGGAATCGACCCACAAATTATCAGCCATAAACTAGCGATAAACTCGGCAGTCCGACCAGTGCAGCAGAAGAAACGGAAACttggagaagagaaaaagagagcgTCACTAGAAGAAACCCAAAAGCTCATCAACACCGAATTTATCAAGGAAAACAGATTTACTACCTGGTTAGCcaatgtggtaatg aaCACAGGTGCAACTTACCAAGGCCTTATGGATAAAGTATTCGccaaacagatcggcagaaacaTCGAAGTCTATGTCGATGATATGGTTGCAAAAACACAAATCGGACATGATCACATCAGCGACCTTATAGAAATATTCGGCCAGATCCGACAGTACAACATGCGCCTCAACCCCGAGAAATGTGCATTCGCCGTTCAAGGGG TTACTGATTGGGCGATAAGTTCGGCCCTCGttacagaaagaaataaagttcaGCATCCGATATATTTTGTCAGTAAAACTCTCCAACATGCCGAGCTCAATTACCCAAGGATTGAGAAGCTCGCACTAGCACTAGTATTCTCGGCCCGGCGCCTCCGACCTTACTTCCAGAGCCACGTTATACATGTCAGAACCGATCACCCACTAAGACAAGTGTTACACAAACCAGAAATTGCAGGACGACTTATAAAATGGGCAGTCGAATTATCTGAGTTCGATATCAGATACCAATCAAGGGGACCGATCAAGTCTCAATTTCTGGCAGATTTCATCGCCGAGCTTACAATGCCATCAGAAGAAGATCATACAAAACAATGGACCTTATATGTAGATGGATCTTCAAATAATGGGGGCTGTGGAGCAGGAATCCGTCTGGAGGCCGACGACGGACTCATACTGGAACATTCAATACACCTAGCTTTCAAATCTAGCAACAACCAATCCGAATACGAAGCACTGATCGCCGGACTCCGACTTTGTCTAGATCTCCAAATCTCGGCAATCAAAGTATTTTGTGACTCACTATTAGTGGTACAGCAG GGAAAAGATTGGAGAGACGACTTTATACATTATCTACAAACAGGTGCTATACCAGAAGGGGTTGAGAACAACAAAAAGTTCCGACGACAAGCATCGTCCTTCACCATATTCAATGGAACGCTGTATCGACGAGGTTATACTCGCCCTCTACTCAAATGCCTTAACAAGCCCGAAGCTGATATAGCATTAGCCGAGGCACATGAAGGAATCTGTGGAACACATACAGGAGCTCGGAGCTTAGCGTCCAAGATCCTCCGAGCTGGTTTCTTCTGGCCTACTTTGAAACAGGACAGCCAACAGAAAATTCGGTCCTGCAACAATTGCCAAAGGCACACACCACTAATACACATACCAGCCGAGCAATTGCATCATTCAGACATCAGTTGGCCCTTTAACCAATGGGGTTTAGATATACTCGGTCCGTTCCCCACGGCACCGGACCAG GATCTAAAAATAAAGCAACATTTCGCTTCCGTCGAACATCCTCAAACAAACGGACTAGCTGAGGCCGCAAATAAGGTCATTCTACATGCACTAAAGAAGAAGCTAGACGACGCCAAAGGACTCTGGGCCGAGCTAATACCTGAAGTCCTTTGGGGGTACAACACTACCCCACAAACATCAACAAAAGAAACACCATTCAGGCTAGTATATGGCTCGGAAGCTATGGTACCACTGGAAATATCACAAAGTTCATTCAGAACACAACTCGGCACTCAGGACGAAGCTCGGAGGGCCGAGCTCGATACCATAGAAGAAATAAGAGACCTCGCCACACTACGTTAA